The following are encoded in a window of Acidobacteriota bacterium genomic DNA:
- a CDS encoding LON peptidase substrate-binding domain-containing protein encodes MQSSSSSQTNIFPVLPLRDIVVFPHMVVPLFVGRAKSINALEHVMQADKQIMLVAQREAADDDPGSEDIYEVGTMATVTQLLKLPDQTVKVLVEG; translated from the coding sequence ATGCAAAGTAGCAGTTCTTCACAAACGAATATCTTTCCGGTCTTACCGCTCCGCGACATTGTGGTGTTTCCGCATATGGTTGTGCCGTTATTTGTCGGGCGCGCCAAGTCGATCAATGCGCTTGAGCATGTCATGCAGGCCGATAAGCAGATCATGCTTGTTGCCCAGCGCGAAGCGGCTGATGATGATCCGGGATCCGAAGACATTTATGAAGTCGGCACGATGGCAACGGTCACCCAGTTGCTGAAGCTGCCTGACCAGACCGTCAAGGTGCTGGTGGAAGG